From a single Candidatus Defluviilinea gracilis genomic region:
- a CDS encoding efflux RND transporter periplasmic adaptor subunit — MHKPPLAVRIIVVLIVLSTIGYYAFRSLAPKENGQLKASGAIEAVMVNISPEMMGKVLDVSADEGQPVQTGDPLLSLDGSLLTAQRAVASAQLDSANAALNTASAAYAVAQQQYDATLNNALEQEQSTRANVWRATNPAEFNQPSWYFSKAERLTAAQAEVDATLAKLQDAQAKLADLQKSNGNARFMTIEADLAQARLAWETAKAAYDKTAGASDSQDLRDAAQVVLDDAELALDDAQTEYDDALSTDKAQDVLEARANVAIAQENYDTAQDNLRALQTGANSPAVVTAQKALDQAKAAMEQAQAAVNTAQANLDLIDTQIAKLTVNAPMDGVILTRNVEPGEFVQPGSVAFAMANLNELTITVYIPEDQYGNISIGQQATVTVDSFPGETFTAEVIHIADQAEFTPRNVQTVEGRSSTVYAIKLKVTDNDGKLKIGMPADVVFK, encoded by the coding sequence ATGCACAAACCACCGCTCGCCGTTCGCATCATCGTTGTATTGATCGTCCTCTCCACCATCGGATATTACGCGTTCCGTTCCCTCGCGCCCAAAGAAAATGGACAACTCAAAGCCTCGGGCGCCATCGAGGCGGTGATGGTTAACATCTCGCCTGAGATGATGGGCAAAGTGTTGGACGTGTCTGCAGATGAGGGACAGCCCGTGCAGACGGGGGATCCGCTTCTTTCTCTCGACGGGAGTCTGCTTACCGCCCAGCGAGCCGTCGCGTCCGCCCAGCTTGACTCGGCCAACGCCGCCCTCAACACTGCCTCCGCCGCATACGCCGTGGCGCAACAGCAATACGATGCGACTCTCAACAACGCGCTCGAGCAAGAACAATCCACGCGCGCGAATGTTTGGCGCGCGACAAACCCGGCAGAGTTTAATCAACCCAGCTGGTATTTCTCCAAAGCGGAACGACTCACCGCCGCGCAAGCCGAAGTAGATGCGACTCTGGCGAAATTACAAGATGCCCAGGCGAAATTAGCCGATCTTCAAAAAAGCAACGGTAACGCGCGATTCATGACCATTGAAGCGGACCTCGCTCAGGCGCGACTCGCATGGGAAACTGCAAAGGCGGCTTATGACAAAACCGCTGGCGCATCCGACAGCCAGGATTTACGGGATGCCGCGCAAGTTGTCCTCGATGACGCCGAACTCGCACTGGACGACGCGCAAACCGAATACGATGATGCCCTCTCCACTGATAAGGCGCAGGATGTGCTTGAAGCCCGCGCCAACGTTGCCATCGCGCAGGAAAATTACGATACGGCGCAGGACAATCTCCGCGCTTTGCAAACGGGCGCGAATTCTCCTGCCGTTGTCACCGCGCAAAAGGCTCTCGATCAGGCAAAAGCCGCGATGGAACAAGCGCAAGCCGCCGTCAACACCGCGCAAGCCAATCTCGATCTCATTGACACGCAGATCGCCAAACTCACGGTCAACGCGCCCATGGATGGAGTCATCCTCACGCGCAACGTTGAACCGGGCGAGTTTGTCCAACCTGGCTCCGTCGCGTTTGCGATGGCAAACCTGAATGAATTGACCATCACTGTGTACATTCCCGAAGACCAATACGGCAATATCTCGATTGGGCAACAAGCCACCGTCACTGTCGACTCGTTCCCTGGCGAAACCTTCACCGCCGAAGTCATCCACATCGCCGACCAAGCCGAATTCACCCCGCGCAACGTCCAAACTGTGGAGGGACGCAGTTCAACTGTGTATGCCATCAAGTTGAAAGTGACAGATAACGACGGCAAATTGAAGATCGGCATGCCAGCGGATGTGGTGTTCAAGTAA
- a CDS encoding four helix bundle protein — MAGITRFEEIEAWKTARQLTNLIYGLGNQTGFNRDFGLRDQIRRASVSVMSNIAEGFESRTDIQFINFLGIAKASAGEARAQLYVALDQSYITEEQFTETYALAQTCARQISKFITYLESNPRKRRISDDEADYEV; from the coding sequence ATGGCTGGTATCACTCGCTTTGAAGAGATCGAGGCTTGGAAGACTGCAAGGCAATTGACCAACTTGATTTATGGATTGGGCAATCAGACAGGCTTTAATCGCGACTTTGGCTTACGTGACCAGATTCGACGCGCCTCTGTTTCCGTGATGAGCAACATCGCCGAAGGTTTTGAAAGCCGTACTGATATTCAGTTCATCAATTTTCTCGGAATAGCAAAAGCGTCGGCAGGCGAAGCGCGAGCGCAACTCTACGTGGCTCTCGACCAAAGTTACATTACCGAAGAACAGTTCACAGAAACTTATGCTTTGGCTCAGACCTGCGCCCGTCAAATTTCAAAATTCATCACCTATCTAGAATCCAACCCGCGCAAACGCCGCATTTCCGATGACGAAGCAGACTACGAAGTTTAA
- a CDS encoding ABC transporter ATP-binding protein has protein sequence MNNLLVSASNLKKHFGDTHAVDDVSLRIQSGEIYGLVGADGAGKTTTIRLLVGALKADAGEAVICGYDINKQTEQARAQFGYLSQRFSMYEDLTVLENIRFFAEARGLKSNEWLPRSLEILEFVGLEKFKDRRAGQLSGGMKQKLGLASALVTKPRVLLLDEPTTGVDPVTRQDFWQLVIKLVSPSQSLALSGVSRSLANADEAQVASRPSSADFAANAQSSAQGDVAVLISTPYMDEASRCHRVGFMKNGKIIAEDTPSNLRARLNNRVLELRGSPINLLRHVAHNDRDVEDVQAFGDRLHIRVGERKADDVLSRLKSAIRSEGGRVDELRAVSPVLEDVFIALSSPHHVHDGGIRGGSESK, from the coding sequence ATGAATAACCTCCTTGTCTCCGCCTCCAACCTCAAAAAACACTTCGGCGATACACACGCCGTTGACGATGTTTCCCTGCGCATCCAATCAGGCGAAATCTACGGACTCGTCGGCGCGGATGGGGCGGGGAAGACGACGACGATTCGCCTGCTCGTCGGCGCGCTCAAAGCGGACGCGGGTGAGGCGGTCATCTGCGGCTACGACATCAACAAGCAGACCGAACAAGCCCGCGCCCAATTTGGTTATCTCTCGCAGAGATTTTCCATGTATGAGGATTTGACCGTTCTCGAAAACATCCGCTTCTTTGCCGAGGCGCGTGGATTGAAATCGAATGAGTGGCTTCCGCGCTCGCTGGAGATTCTCGAATTCGTCGGGCTGGAGAAATTCAAAGACCGCCGCGCAGGTCAACTTTCGGGAGGCATGAAACAGAAATTGGGGTTGGCTTCGGCTCTGGTGACAAAGCCGCGCGTGCTATTGCTCGATGAACCAACCACAGGCGTTGATCCCGTCACACGTCAAGACTTTTGGCAGTTGGTGATTAAGTTGGTGTCGCCCTCCCAATCTCTCGCGCTGAGCGGAGTGAGCCGTAGTTTGGCGAACGCAGACGAAGCGCAGGTTGCAAGTCGTCCTTCGTCTGCGGACTTCGCAGCGAACGCTCAGTCCTCCGCTCAGGGCGATGTGGCAGTATTAATCAGCACGCCTTATATGGATGAGGCTTCCAGATGCCATCGCGTCGGATTCATGAAAAATGGAAAAATCATCGCGGAAGATACGCCGTCGAATCTGCGGGCGCGACTCAATAATCGCGTGCTTGAGTTGCGCGGCTCGCCGATCAATCTTTTGCGTCACGTGGCGCACAACGATCGGGATGTCGAAGATGTTCAAGCGTTCGGTGATCGTCTGCACATCCGCGTAGGGGAGAGAAAGGCTGACGATGTGCTGAGCAGGTTGAAGTCCGCGATTCGAAGCGAGGGCGGACGCGTGGATGAACTCCGCGCGGTGAGTCCCGTTCTCGAAGATGTCTTCATTGCATTATCTTCCCCCCATCATGTTCACGATGGGGGGATAAGAGGGGGGTCGGAGTCCAAATGA
- a CDS encoding ABC transporter ATP-binding protein gives MSEAVIQVKNLTRRFGEFVAVDHVNFEVGAGEVVGYLGPNGSGKTTTIRMLLGLLEPSDGSATVLGFDAFKQSEQVRARAGYMSQKFAIYDDLTVLENLTFYGGVYGIRDKARIARTLELVGLRGHDSTLTRSLSAGWRQRVALGIALVHEPKLLFLDEPTSGVDPTARRAFWDLIYELAENGVTILVTTHYMDEAEYCERVGIMRDGKLLAMDTPSNLKKNIIAGDVWEVYADPLEVGLEVLPAVDGVLSVSLAGDHLRTITERGKKKEELLRGLKVLSVRDVVVGEPTLEDVFISLAR, from the coding sequence ATGAGCGAAGCAGTCATCCAAGTGAAAAATCTCACGCGGCGATTTGGCGAATTCGTCGCGGTGGATCACGTCAACTTTGAAGTGGGCGCGGGCGAAGTCGTTGGTTATCTCGGTCCGAACGGATCGGGCAAGACGACGACGATCCGCATGCTGTTGGGTTTGCTCGAGCCGAGCGATGGCAGCGCGACCGTGCTTGGATTCGACGCGTTCAAACAAAGCGAACAGGTGCGGGCGCGCGCGGGATACATGTCGCAAAAATTTGCGATCTATGATGACCTGACCGTGCTGGAAAATTTGACGTTTTACGGCGGCGTCTACGGGATTCGCGACAAGGCGCGCATCGCGCGGACGTTGGAACTGGTCGGCTTGCGTGGGCATGATTCCACGCTGACGCGTTCGCTGTCGGCGGGCTGGCGTCAGCGAGTCGCGTTGGGAATCGCGTTGGTGCATGAACCGAAATTATTGTTCCTCGATGAACCGACATCAGGCGTTGACCCCACCGCGCGCCGCGCCTTCTGGGATTTGATCTACGAACTCGCCGAAAACGGCGTGACGATTTTGGTCACAACGCATTACATGGACGAAGCCGAATATTGCGAACGCGTCGGCATCATGCGCGACGGAAAATTGCTCGCGATGGACACGCCGTCGAACTTGAAAAAGAACATCATCGCGGGCGACGTGTGGGAAGTGTATGCCGATCCGTTGGAAGTGGGACTGGAAGTGTTGCCCGCTGTGGACGGCGTGTTAAGCGTTTCGCTGGCGGGGGATCATTTGAGAACTATAACGGAAAGAGGAAAGAAGAAAGAGGAGTTATTGAGGGGGTTGAAGGTGTTGAGTGTGCGCGATGTGGTTGTCGGCGAGCCGACGTTGGAGGATGTGTTTATTTCGCTGGCGAGGTAA
- a CDS encoding PAS domain-containing sensor histidine kinase yields the protein MSASLSQFENFDFRELPIGVYMTTLDGQIIVCNRTARKMLELPIEGPIDANIEDYYANPADRESTLEQSIERAKQGKNVERGILHLKVGQRDLYVEDYSQVMKAHDGQIIGFVGCMVDITSEIESRRHERELSDAVNELRFDIGRILHANTTTLVMVKQTLDAVIEAFEPKPFPDVSIPSTDEVESHLTDAANKLAFTIERLVESADEKQRLKALPASRWKQLLWFVRFLRSFKEQIPTPESYSPALRKVANEVGQIHAAITPGKIPRARTREIQIVAWELERLASLKEVLETRAAVIQMDYTIHSLREFITSDARAPVQRQIMSVKALIIECVRRHAEYARSLKVDIDRKEVDDIYVNVNEREIVRAFSNLMHNAIKYSWHRGFERRKTTLVSIRTMLKDQKVYIEFENWGVPIKREEIETGKVFELGYRGEMSKDLGRLGTGIGLTDANHIAKSHGGYLEIESHPAHSSYDERSEGYYNQPFLTKATFVLPSVRNSKPAEEARTV from the coding sequence ATGTCAGCTTCATTAAGCCAGTTTGAGAACTTCGATTTTCGTGAGTTGCCTATTGGGGTATATATGACAACTTTGGACGGGCAGATAATTGTTTGTAACAGAACAGCTCGCAAGATGTTGGAACTACCCATCGAAGGCCCAATTGACGCGAATATTGAAGATTATTATGCTAACCCTGCTGATAGAGAATCTACGCTTGAGCAATCCATTGAACGTGCAAAACAGGGGAAGAATGTTGAGCGGGGAATATTGCATTTGAAAGTAGGACAGCGGGATTTATATGTTGAAGATTATTCACAAGTAATGAAAGCCCATGATGGGCAGATAATTGGTTTTGTGGGATGCATGGTGGATATAACAAGTGAGATTGAGTCTAGGCGGCATGAAAGGGAATTAAGCGATGCGGTCAATGAATTGCGCTTCGATATTGGGCGTATTCTACACGCCAACACAACCACCTTGGTAATGGTCAAGCAGACGCTGGATGCAGTGATTGAGGCATTTGAACCAAAGCCATTTCCGGATGTTTCCATTCCGTCCACAGATGAAGTGGAATCGCATCTGACTGACGCGGCTAACAAGCTGGCATTTACCATCGAACGATTGGTTGAAAGTGCCGACGAGAAACAGCGTCTGAAGGCTTTGCCTGCCTCACGCTGGAAGCAGTTACTGTGGTTTGTGAGGTTTCTGCGTTCCTTCAAAGAACAAATCCCGACTCCCGAGTCATACTCTCCCGCACTAAGGAAAGTAGCTAATGAGGTGGGTCAAATCCATGCCGCTATCACACCGGGGAAAATCCCGCGTGCACGGACACGTGAAATCCAAATCGTGGCTTGGGAACTGGAAAGGCTGGCTAGTCTCAAAGAAGTGCTTGAGACACGAGCGGCAGTCATTCAGATGGATTACACTATACATAGCTTGCGCGAATTTATCACTTCTGATGCGCGAGCCCCGGTTCAACGTCAGATTATGAGTGTAAAGGCACTCATTATTGAATGCGTTAGGCGTCACGCTGAATATGCCCGAAGTCTCAAAGTAGATATTGATCGCAAAGAAGTAGATGATATATATGTCAACGTCAATGAGCGCGAGATAGTACGCGCCTTTTCTAATTTGATGCATAATGCCATTAAATATTCCTGGCATCGCGGTTTTGAGCGCCGGAAGACAACATTGGTATCTATCCGTACAATGTTAAAGGATCAAAAAGTTTATATCGAATTTGAAAATTGGGGAGTACCTATAAAGCGTGAGGAAATTGAAACGGGGAAGGTATTTGAACTTGGTTATCGTGGAGAAATGTCCAAAGATCTCGGTCGTCTTGGTACGGGTATTGGACTTACTGATGCAAATCATATTGCCAAGTCGCACGGCGGGTATCTAGAAATTGAAAGTCATCCTGCTCATAGTTCTTATGATGAAAGAAGTGAAGGCTACTACAATCAACCTTTTCTTACGAAAGCAACTTTCGTATTGCCTTCGGTAAGAAATTCTAAACCAGCTGAGGAGGCCAGAACTGTATGA
- a CDS encoding response regulator encodes MKTKVLWVEDSARLELRNLTGPIYISGEYDINLAEDATSAVRYLLTKEYDVVILDMRLPPGIDDYWVNVYRERGEDNADARLGLELANWLLSHKSDISFPPPGWIRPYHVGVFTVENDAVLHASLEDLNIQVFQQKVAGLKDTILVDLIDRIKEQNPKYLEKTRGLK; translated from the coding sequence ATGAAGACCAAAGTTCTTTGGGTGGAAGATAGTGCCCGTTTGGAATTGAGAAACCTGACCGGTCCTATTTATATCAGTGGTGAATATGATATCAATCTCGCCGAGGATGCTACGAGCGCAGTCCGTTATTTACTAACCAAGGAATATGACGTGGTCATTCTTGATATGCGCTTACCTCCAGGAATAGACGATTACTGGGTCAATGTGTATCGAGAAAGGGGCGAAGATAACGCAGATGCGCGGTTAGGCTTGGAATTAGCAAATTGGTTGCTAAGTCATAAATCCGATATTTCTTTTCCACCTCCAGGATGGATTAGACCGTACCATGTTGGCGTATTTACAGTAGAGAATGATGCGGTTCTTCATGCCAGTTTAGAAGATTTGAATATCCAGGTGTTTCAACAGAAAGTTGCAGGCCTTAAAGACACAATACTCGTTGATCTTATTGATCGGATCAAAGAGCAAAACCCTAAATATTTAGAAAAAACAAGAGGGCTAAAATGA